A window of uncultured Litoreibacter sp. contains these coding sequences:
- a CDS encoding peptidylprolyl isomerase yields MTRIRHISRMTLAAGLMVLVALAALPAAAQSLFGTAITVNEMVITQYEIDQRARFLTLLRAPGDPVEQAREGLIEDRLRLSETRRAGINPSPEEIQEGLEEFAGRANLTADQFIQAIGQAGVAAETFRDFVAAGLAWRTFVQGRFGPRSQVSDAEVDRALSQSTNTRGSVRILLSEIIVPAAGPNEARNRALIQRLSETLKTTGAFAAAARRYSAAPTRGRGGRLDWLPIGQVPPALRAAVLVLEPGEVTDPINLGPGIGIFQLRDLEETEGDAPDTLALEYVKILIPGGDSEQARAEAQKLRDNYDTCDDLYKPAQSLPPEYFERVTQAADEVPGDIALEMAKLDDNEVSSTLTRQNGAFKVYLMLCGRTLDILADDEGEPELDENGDPLPVVDERDQTRQQLFQQRLASYADSYLEELRADAIIVDNSTQ; encoded by the coding sequence ATGACACGTATTCGACATATCTCACGCATGACGCTGGCCGCGGGCCTGATGGTGTTGGTCGCCCTCGCCGCCTTGCCTGCCGCGGCGCAGAGCCTGTTCGGCACCGCAATCACCGTCAATGAGATGGTGATCACCCAATATGAGATCGACCAACGCGCCCGCTTCCTGACGCTGCTGCGCGCGCCCGGCGACCCGGTGGAACAGGCCCGCGAAGGTCTGATCGAGGACCGGCTGCGCCTCAGCGAAACCCGCCGTGCGGGCATTAACCCGTCGCCAGAGGAAATTCAGGAAGGCCTGGAGGAGTTTGCTGGCCGCGCAAACCTGACTGCTGACCAATTCATTCAGGCCATCGGGCAAGCCGGGGTCGCCGCCGAAACCTTCCGGGATTTTGTCGCGGCCGGATTGGCGTGGCGAACCTTTGTGCAAGGCCGTTTCGGGCCGCGGTCGCAGGTCTCGGACGCCGAGGTCGACCGCGCCCTGTCGCAATCCACCAACACCCGTGGTTCTGTGCGCATCTTGCTGTCTGAAATCATCGTTCCCGCCGCCGGCCCGAACGAGGCGCGCAACCGCGCGCTGATCCAGCGCCTGTCGGAAACGCTGAAGACCACCGGTGCCTTTGCGGCGGCTGCGCGGCGCTATTCTGCCGCGCCAACCCGTGGTCGGGGTGGCCGCCTGGACTGGTTGCCCATCGGGCAGGTCCCGCCCGCGCTGCGCGCCGCCGTCCTGGTGCTGGAACCCGGCGAGGTGACCGACCCAATCAACCTTGGTCCCGGCATCGGCATCTTCCAGCTGCGCGACCTTGAAGAAACCGAGGGCGACGCCCCCGACACGCTGGCGCTGGAATATGTCAAGATCCTGATCCCTGGCGGAGACAGCGAACAGGCGCGCGCCGAGGCCCAAAAGCTGCGGGACAATTACGACACATGCGACGACCTCTATAAGCCCGCGCAGTCCCTGCCGCCTGAGTATTTTGAGCGGGTGACCCAAGCCGCGGACGAGGTCCCCGGCGACATTGCGCTGGAGATGGCCAAGCTGGACGACAACGAAGTCTCCAGCACGCTGACCCGTCAGAACGGGGCGTTCAAGGTCTACCTTATGTTGTGCGGGCGCACGCTGGATATCCTCGCCGATGACGAGGGCGAGCCGGAGCTGGACGAAAACGGCGACCCGTTGCCGGTGGTGGACGAGCGCGACCAGACCCGTCAGCAGCTGTTCCAACAACGCCTGGCCTCCTACGCCGATAGCTATCTCGAAGAGCTGCGCGCGGATGCCATTATCGTCGATAACAGCACGCAATGA
- a CDS encoding DUF1499 domain-containing protein — MIWKSVLAILVIGFLAGAYFVRTKPLDTASLHIDPETAERPGVPGHVLLRAGGDIEPPVYEMDASALALRVEAVILSTPRTEKLAGELADGYASYVARSALWGFPDIASVKVVEAGEGKSSLIVLSRLRYGQMDMGVNRARVEDWLAQLSR; from the coding sequence GTGATCTGGAAGTCGGTGCTGGCGATTTTGGTCATCGGGTTTTTGGCGGGCGCCTATTTTGTGCGCACCAAGCCGCTCGATACAGCCAGTTTGCATATAGACCCAGAAACCGCTGAACGGCCCGGCGTTCCGGGGCATGTGCTGTTGCGCGCCGGTGGTGATATTGAGCCGCCCGTCTATGAGATGGACGCGTCGGCTTTGGCTTTGAGGGTTGAGGCGGTGATCCTGTCGACCCCGCGCACCGAGAAGTTGGCGGGGGAATTGGCTGACGGCTATGCCAGTTACGTCGCGCGCTCCGCGCTTTGGGGGTTCCCCGACATCGCCTCGGTCAAGGTAGTTGAGGCCGGGGAGGGCAAATCAAGCTTGATCGTCCTGTCGCGGCTGCGCTACGGGCAGATGGATATGGGCGTCAACCGCGCCCGCGTGGAAGACTGGTTGGCGCAGCTTAGCCGGTAA
- the ispG gene encoding flavodoxin-dependent (E)-4-hydroxy-3-methylbut-2-enyl-diphosphate synthase, with the protein MSSLHSIRPWRQIDRRKSRQIMVGNVPVGGDAPITVQTMTNTITTDIKATIEQVQACAEAGADIVRVSAPDEASARALKEICAESPVPIVADIHFHYKRAIEAAESGASCLRINPGNIGDASRVREVIKAAKDHGCSIRIGVNAGSLEKHLLDKYAEPCPEAMIESGLDHIRILEDNDFQEYKISCKASDVFLAAAAYQGLAEATDAPIHLGITEAGGLVSGTIKSAIGLGNLLWMGIGDTIRVSLSADPVEEVKVGYEILKSLGLRHRGVNIISCPSCARQGFDVIATVAELEKRLEHIKTPMSLSIIGCVVNGPGEALMTDVGFTGGGAGSGMIYMAGKQDHKQSNEGMVDHIVGLVEQRAAQLDAEADVAAE; encoded by the coding sequence ATGTCATCACTTCATTCTATCCGCCCTTGGCGCCAGATCGACCGCCGGAAATCGCGCCAGATCATGGTCGGCAACGTCCCCGTGGGCGGGGACGCGCCGATCACCGTGCAGACGATGACAAACACCATCACCACCGACATCAAGGCGACCATCGAACAGGTTCAGGCTTGCGCCGAAGCCGGGGCCGACATTGTGCGGGTGTCAGCGCCAGACGAGGCCTCGGCCCGCGCGTTGAAAGAGATTTGCGCCGAAAGCCCGGTGCCGATCGTGGCGGATATCCATTTCCACTACAAACGCGCGATTGAGGCGGCTGAATCCGGGGCGTCCTGCTTGCGCATCAACCCCGGCAACATTGGCGACGCCAGCCGGGTGCGCGAGGTGATCAAGGCCGCAAAGGATCATGGCTGTTCGATCCGCATTGGTGTGAATGCGGGGTCGCTGGAAAAGCATCTGCTGGACAAATATGCCGAGCCATGCCCCGAGGCGATGATCGAGAGCGGGCTCGACCATATCCGCATTCTCGAAGACAACGATTTCCAAGAGTACAAGATCAGCTGCAAGGCCTCAGACGTGTTTCTGGCGGCGGCGGCCTATCAAGGGCTGGCTGAGGCCACGGACGCGCCGATCCATCTGGGCATCACGGAAGCGGGTGGGCTGGTCTCGGGCACGATCAAATCCGCCATTGGGCTTGGAAATTTGTTGTGGATGGGCATAGGCGACACGATCCGCGTTTCCCTGTCGGCTGACCCGGTCGAAGAAGTAAAAGTCGGCTATGAAATCCTGAAATCCCTTGGGCTGCGGCACCGCGGTGTGAACATCATTTCCTGCCCCAGCTGCGCCCGGCAGGGCTTTGACGTGATCGCCACCGTGGCTGAGCTGGAAAAGCGTCTGGAGCACATCAAGACCCCGATGTCGTTGTCGATCATTGGCTGCGTGGTCAACGGGCCGGGCGAAGCGTTGATGACCGATGTCGGCTTCACCGGCGGCGGCGCGGGGTCGGGTATGATCTACATGGCGGGCAAGCAGGACCACAAGCAAAGCAACGAAGGCATGGTGGACCACATCGTGGGACTGGTTGAGCAGCGTGCGGCGCAGTTGGACGCCGAGGCGGACGTGGCAGCGGAGTAG
- the pdxA gene encoding 4-hydroxythreonine-4-phosphate dehydrogenase PdxA, whose product MTPICLTCGEPAGVGLEIARKAWNALGAEVPFFLLGDRRHVDGDVQVIEAASETDPAGPLPLIHHEFAGDATPGQPDPKNAQGVIDVIARGVELVKAGEASALCTLPIHKKALKDGAGFAFPGHTEYLAHLDGKDTVVMMLACPDLRVVPVTIHIALADVPKALTPKLLSETLEITQSALQRDFGVPAPRLSVCGLNPHAGEGGAMGQEELAWISDCIAELAKGGMNVTGPWPADTMFHAAARDGYDVAVAMYHDQALIPIKTIDFAGGVNVTLGLDFIRTSPDHGTAFDIAGKGLADPTSTIAALRMAQDMVSARTT is encoded by the coding sequence ATGACCCCGATCTGCCTGACCTGCGGGGAGCCCGCCGGCGTCGGGCTGGAAATTGCCCGGAAGGCTTGGAACGCGCTCGGCGCGGAGGTGCCGTTCTTTCTGTTGGGTGACCGCCGTCATGTCGACGGCGACGTACAAGTGATCGAGGCCGCCAGCGAGACCGACCCGGCCGGCCCGCTCCCCCTCATCCACCATGAGTTTGCGGGGGACGCGACCCCCGGCCAGCCAGACCCCAAAAACGCGCAAGGCGTGATCGACGTGATCGCGCGCGGAGTGGAGCTGGTGAAGGCCGGCGAGGCGTCGGCCCTATGCACCCTGCCCATCCACAAGAAGGCGCTGAAGGACGGGGCCGGCTTCGCTTTTCCCGGCCATACAGAGTACCTGGCGCATCTCGATGGCAAAGACACTGTGGTGATGATGCTGGCCTGCCCCGACCTGCGCGTGGTGCCCGTCACGATTCACATCGCCCTTGCCGACGTGCCGAAGGCGTTGACACCCAAGTTGCTGTCCGAGACTCTCGAGATCACCCAAAGCGCGTTGCAACGCGACTTTGGCGTTCCGGCCCCCCGCCTGTCGGTCTGCGGGCTGAACCCACATGCCGGCGAAGGCGGCGCGATGGGGCAAGAGGAGCTGGCCTGGATCAGCGATTGCATCGCGGAATTGGCAAAAGGCGGCATGAACGTCACCGGCCCCTGGCCCGCCGACACCATGTTCCATGCTGCCGCGCGGGATGGCTACGATGTGGCCGTGGCGATGTATCACGACCAGGCCCTGATCCCGATCAAGACGATTGATTTTGCAGGTGGGGTGAACGTGACGCTGGGGTTGGATTTCATCCGAACCTCGCCCGACCACGGCACGGCGTTTGATATTGCCGGCAAGGGTCTGGCAGACCCCACCTCGACCATCGCCGCGCTGCGCATGGCGCAGGACATGGTGTCGGCCCGCACGACATGA
- the hemA gene encoding 5-aminolevulinate synthase: MSYDTALDTALNRLHEEGRYRTFIDVERSRGNYPDAVWTREDGSQTDVTIWCGNDYLGMGQHPVVLAAMHEALDATGAGSGGTRNISGTTVYHKRLEAELADLHQKQAALLFTSAYIANDATLSTLPKLFPGLVILSDSLNHASMIEGIRRNGGAKQVFKHNDLDDLRAKLEALPANAPKLIAFESIYSMDGDFGPIEAICDLADEFGALTYCDEVHAVGMYGPRGGGVAERDGLMDRIDIINGTLAKAYGVMGGYIAASAKMCDAIRSYAPGFIFTTSLPPAVAAGAAASVKHLKTDHALREAHQQGAAALKLRLKGLGLPLIDHGSHIVPVHVGDPVKCKMISDMLLDEHGIYVQPINFPTVPRGTERLRFTPSPVHNPAKVDALVSALDALWGQCALNRADIAG; encoded by the coding sequence ATGAGCTACGACACCGCGTTAGACACCGCCTTGAACCGCCTGCATGAAGAAGGGCGTTACCGCACTTTCATCGACGTGGAGCGGTCGCGCGGGAATTATCCAGACGCGGTCTGGACCCGCGAAGACGGCAGCCAGACCGATGTGACCATCTGGTGCGGCAACGACTATCTGGGCATGGGCCAGCACCCGGTCGTTCTGGCCGCAATGCACGAGGCGCTTGACGCCACCGGCGCAGGTTCTGGCGGGACGCGCAACATCTCGGGCACGACCGTGTACCACAAACGCCTTGAGGCGGAGCTGGCGGATTTGCACCAGAAGCAAGCGGCGCTGCTGTTCACCTCGGCCTACATCGCAAATGACGCGACGTTATCGACATTGCCCAAACTGTTTCCCGGGCTGGTGATCCTGTCCGACAGCCTGAACCACGCCTCGATGATCGAGGGCATCCGCCGCAATGGCGGGGCGAAACAGGTGTTCAAGCACAATGACCTGGATGACCTGCGCGCCAAGCTGGAGGCGCTGCCGGCGAACGCGCCAAAGCTGATCGCATTTGAATCGATCTATTCGATGGATGGCGACTTTGGGCCGATCGAGGCGATTTGCGATTTGGCGGATGAGTTCGGCGCGCTGACCTATTGTGACGAGGTCCATGCGGTCGGCATGTACGGCCCCCGAGGCGGCGGCGTCGCGGAACGCGACGGCCTGATGGACCGCATCGACATCATCAACGGCACGCTGGCGAAAGCTTACGGCGTGATGGGGGGCTACATCGCGGCCTCCGCCAAAATGTGCGACGCCATAAGGTCTTACGCGCCGGGCTTCATCTTCACCACGTCGCTTCCGCCAGCGGTTGCGGCGGGGGCCGCGGCCAGCGTCAAACATCTGAAAACGGATCACGCCCTGCGCGAGGCCCATCAGCAGGGCGCGGCGGCTTTGAAGCTTCGGCTCAAAGGGTTGGGGTTGCCGCTGATCGACCATGGCAGCCACATCGTGCCGGTCCATGTGGGCGATCCGGTGAAATGCAAGATGATCTCCGACATGCTGCTGGACGAGCACGGCATCTACGTACAACCGATCAATTTCCCGACGGTTCCGCGCGGTACGGAGCGGCTGCGCTTTACCCCATCGCCAGTGCACAATCCGGCAAAAGTGGACGCGCTTGTTTCCGCGTTGGACGCGCTGTGGGGGCAATGTGCGCTAAATCGCGCCGACATTGCCGGGTAA
- a CDS encoding 5-aminolevulic acid synthase has product MKLLTSLAVMAALSLPAMAEPITFKEARKALPRATAKASVTFDAAILPESDQARVGGEAAVEKLLRTLGASTPAYGAVAISPSEGLFVEWLNGAGNFHSIADARAAALAYCNGQRKGGSAKCALLVEVTPKGTSEEDTFSLSGPANKALRGPYRKLKSPKAFAISAKTGNFGFDRGDGGRALEACAAAGDGAKDCKIVVAD; this is encoded by the coding sequence ATGAAATTATTAACATCTTTGGCCGTCATGGCGGCGTTGTCATTGCCAGCTATGGCGGAACCCATCACCTTCAAGGAGGCGCGCAAAGCGCTTCCGCGTGCCACTGCAAAAGCATCCGTCACCTTTGACGCCGCCATCTTGCCCGAGAGCGATCAGGCACGTGTGGGGGGCGAAGCCGCCGTCGAGAAACTGCTGCGCACATTGGGGGCCAGCACGCCAGCTTACGGGGCGGTTGCGATCTCTCCATCGGAGGGGTTGTTCGTGGAATGGCTGAACGGCGCAGGTAACTTCCACAGTATTGCCGACGCCCGGGCCGCGGCGCTTGCCTATTGCAACGGACAGCGCAAAGGCGGGTCCGCGAAATGCGCGTTGCTTGTGGAAGTGACGCCCAAGGGCACGTCTGAGGAAGACACGTTCTCGCTGAGCGGCCCCGCGAACAAGGCGCTGCGTGGCCCGTATCGCAAATTGAAGTCGCCAAAGGCTTTCGCGATCTCGGCCAAGACTGGCAATTTCGGGTTTGACCGTGGCGATGGTGGTCGCGCGCTGGAGGCTTGTGCCGCGGCGGGCGACGGGGCGAAGGATTGCAAAATCGTGGTGGCCGACTGA
- the prmC gene encoding peptide chain release factor N(5)-glutamine methyltransferase: MSVEVRAAFRDAVRRLELAGVPTPQIDASALMEAACDGRSAAVDTLPDEMAADFARMVQRRVQREPVSHITQRRAFYEHEFIVTSDVLDPRPDTEALVDEARWCDFETVLDLGTGSGCILLSLLAAKPGAQGVGTDISAAALDVASRNAEKIGVADRARLVESDWFDQVDGRFDLIVSNPPYITAEAFDALQPEVKEFEPKIALTPGGDGLASYRIITAGAPDYLNAGGALMVEIGYDQGQAVSELYDQAGFTDISVLPDINGKDRVVRAVLR; this comes from the coding sequence ATGAGCGTTGAGGTGCGCGCAGCCTTCCGCGACGCGGTACGGCGGCTGGAACTGGCAGGTGTGCCGACCCCACAGATTGATGCGAGCGCGTTGATGGAAGCGGCCTGTGACGGGCGCTCCGCCGCGGTGGACACATTGCCAGATGAGATGGCCGCTGATTTCGCGCGCATGGTGCAGCGCCGGGTGCAGCGCGAACCGGTGAGCCACATCACACAGAGGCGGGCCTTTTATGAGCATGAGTTCATCGTAACGTCAGACGTATTGGACCCGCGCCCGGACACCGAAGCGCTGGTGGATGAGGCCCGCTGGTGCGACTTCGAAACGGTACTCGATCTGGGCACCGGCTCTGGCTGCATCTTGTTGTCCCTGCTGGCTGCCAAGCCGGGCGCGCAGGGTGTGGGCACCGACATTTCCGCAGCGGCGTTGGATGTGGCGTCGCGCAACGCCGAAAAGATCGGTGTGGCGGATCGGGCGCGGCTGGTAGAGAGCGACTGGTTTGACCAAGTTGACGGACGCTTTGATCTGATCGTCTCCAACCCGCCCTACATCACGGCCGAGGCATTTGACGCGCTGCAACCAGAGGTCAAAGAATTTGAGCCAAAAATCGCGCTGACGCCCGGAGGCGACGGGCTGGCGTCCTACCGCATCATCACGGCAGGCGCACCGGATTACCTGAACGCGGGCGGCGCGCTGATGGTGGAAATAGGCTATGATCAGGGACAGGCGGTCAGCGAGCTGTATGATCAGGCGGGATTCACGGATATCAGCGTTTTGCCAGACATAAACGGCAAAGACCGCGTTGTGCGGGCGGTTTTGCGCTAG
- the prfA gene encoding peptide chain release factor 1: MVAIEKLAQITQRFEFLEAKLASGETDDIAALSREYAELKPVAEEVAAFRAITEGIEAAEAMLADPEMKELAEEELAELKAQLPDAEASIRLALLPKDAADAKPAMIEIRPGTGGDEAALFAGDLLNMYRRYAEDKGWTFDIIEMAESELGGIKEVTAHVKGQGVFARLKYESGVHRVQRVPVTESGGRVHTSAATVAVLPEAEEVDIDIPGTDIRIDTMRASGAGGQHVNTTDSAVRITHIPTGIIVVSSEKSQHRNREIAMQVLRARLYDLERQKIDDARSADRKAQVGSGDRSERIRTYNFPQGRMSDHRINLTLYKLDQVMQGDLDEIIDALTADAQAQLLADEGL; this comes from the coding sequence ATGGTAGCTATAGAAAAACTCGCCCAGATTACGCAACGATTTGAATTCCTTGAGGCAAAATTGGCCTCGGGCGAGACCGACGATATTGCCGCGCTGAGCCGCGAATATGCCGAACTGAAGCCGGTCGCAGAAGAAGTGGCTGCGTTTCGCGCGATCACCGAGGGGATCGAGGCGGCTGAGGCCATGCTGGCCGACCCTGAGATGAAAGAGTTGGCGGAAGAAGAGCTGGCAGAGCTGAAAGCGCAACTGCCCGATGCCGAGGCCTCGATCCGTTTGGCCCTGCTGCCCAAGGATGCCGCCGACGCCAAGCCCGCGATGATTGAGATACGGCCCGGAACGGGCGGCGACGAGGCGGCTTTGTTTGCCGGTGATTTGCTGAATATGTACCGCCGTTACGCCGAAGATAAGGGATGGACATTCGACATCATCGAGATGGCCGAAAGTGAGCTCGGTGGCATCAAGGAAGTCACCGCGCATGTCAAAGGGCAGGGCGTATTTGCGCGGCTGAAATATGAAAGCGGCGTGCACCGTGTGCAGCGCGTGCCGGTGACCGAAAGTGGCGGGCGGGTGCATACCTCAGCGGCCACGGTTGCCGTGCTGCCAGAGGCCGAAGAGGTGGATATCGACATCCCCGGCACGGATATTCGCATTGATACCATGCGGGCCTCGGGCGCGGGGGGGCAGCACGTCAACACCACGGATTCGGCGGTGCGGATTACGCATATCCCGACGGGGATCATCGTGGTGAGCTCTGAGAAATCGCAGCACCGCAATCGCGAGATCGCCATGCAGGTGCTGCGTGCCCGGCTTTACGACCTGGAGCGGCAGAAGATCGACGACGCCCGCTCAGCCGACCGCAAGGCGCAGGTGGGATCGGGCGACCGGTCGGAACGGATCCGGACGTACAATTTCCCGCAGGGCCGCATGTCTGACCACCGGATCAACCTGACATTGTACAAGCTCGATCAGGTGATGCAGGGCGACCTGGACGAAATCATCGACGCGCTGACGGCGGACGCGCAGGCGCAGTTGCTGGCCGATGAAGGGTTATGA
- a CDS encoding helix-turn-helix domain-containing protein, with protein MLGRKSHRKTKEPEDEKRGFDAFDLRLGDIMRGERATLGKSLLDVQRELKIKATYISAVENADPSVFETPGFIAGYVRSYARFLGLDPEWAFERFCIESGFAGVEGLSAGTNTKPKAATASAAIRQPGEDLIVKPVAPYAPVGEGLFSRIEPGAIGSISVMLALIGVIGYGGWSVLQEIQRVDFAPVEQAPGIVAEIDSLQTGPAQVDVADASTGFAAPSTDALDRLYRPQALEAPVLTARDGPIAALDPNANGALIDNTDGWRVAGTLARTAVDAPSTPQVVAEASPDVVLFAVRPAWVRVASADGTVLFEKILDAGERYVLPQSDEQPLLRAGNSGSLFFNVQGKTYGPAGPGTSVAKNVALGVEAITTAYAEADLTADPALSDVLTAMAASPLPATDPTLASE; from the coding sequence ATGCTGGGGCGAAAGTCACATCGTAAGACCAAAGAACCTGAAGACGAGAAACGCGGCTTTGACGCGTTCGATCTCAGGCTCGGTGACATCATGCGCGGCGAGCGGGCGACGCTCGGCAAGTCGCTGCTGGACGTGCAGCGCGAACTCAAGATCAAAGCCACCTACATTTCAGCCGTCGAAAACGCCGACCCGTCGGTTTTTGAAACGCCCGGGTTCATCGCCGGTTACGTGAGGTCTTATGCCAGGTTCCTCGGGCTGGACCCGGAATGGGCCTTTGAACGCTTCTGCATCGAGTCCGGTTTTGCCGGCGTCGAAGGACTTTCGGCGGGCACAAACACCAAGCCCAAGGCGGCGACGGCATCAGCCGCAATCCGCCAGCCCGGCGAGGACCTGATTGTGAAGCCCGTTGCCCCCTACGCACCTGTGGGCGAGGGGTTGTTTTCGCGCATTGAACCGGGCGCCATCGGGTCGATCTCGGTCATGTTGGCCTTGATCGGCGTCATTGGGTACGGCGGCTGGTCGGTGCTGCAGGAAATACAGCGGGTCGATTTCGCCCCCGTGGAACAAGCGCCCGGCATCGTTGCCGAGATTGACAGCCTTCAAACCGGCCCGGCCCAGGTGGATGTGGCAGACGCGTCAACCGGATTTGCCGCGCCATCCACCGACGCGTTGGACCGGTTGTACCGGCCGCAGGCGCTGGAGGCCCCTGTGTTGACCGCACGGGATGGCCCGATTGCCGCGCTGGACCCGAACGCCAACGGCGCGCTGATCGACAACACCGACGGATGGCGTGTGGCCGGAACCTTGGCCCGCACCGCAGTAGATGCGCCGTCCACACCGCAGGTTGTTGCCGAAGCTTCGCCTGACGTCGTGCTATTTGCGGTGCGCCCGGCCTGGGTGCGGGTGGCCTCCGCCGACGGCACCGTGCTGTTTGAAAAGATTTTGGACGCGGGGGAGCGTTACGTGCTGCCGCAGTCAGATGAACAGCCTTTGCTGCGCGCAGGCAATTCAGGCTCCTTGTTCTTCAACGTGCAGGGCAAGACGTACGGGCCTGCCGGCCCCGGCACCTCTGTCGCCAAGAACGTGGCCTTGGGCGTCGAGGCGATCACCACCGCATATGCCGAGGCCGACCTGACCGCCGACCCCGCGCTGTCGGATGTGTTGACCGCCATGGCCGCCAGCCCGCTGCCAGCCACCGATCCGACCCTCGCTTCGGAATAA
- a CDS encoding DUF4167 domain-containing protein — translation MRSQKSRSRGKNRNNNRSNVNIVNRVFDSSGPEGKVRGTPQQIIEKYQQLHRDAQLSGDRVAAENFQQHAEHYARMLADAMKEQEAKREAHEAQQAAQRERQQRDAQHQQNKQDQAGQNTGGDQPKQDKPRRERKPRQDGDRDGLERVLGGGDQPDVIDMGGAEDSGLVETVEAAPKPARKPRTRKPKPAAEAPAADDQSAAE, via the coding sequence ATGAGATCTCAGAAATCCCGCTCGCGCGGCAAGAACCGTAACAACAACCGCTCCAATGTGAACATCGTGAACCGGGTGTTTGACAGCTCCGGCCCCGAGGGTAAGGTGCGCGGCACCCCGCAGCAGATCATCGAGAAATACCAACAGCTGCACCGCGACGCGCAGTTGTCGGGCGACCGGGTGGCGGCGGAAAACTTCCAGCAGCATGCCGAACATTACGCCCGCATGCTGGCCGATGCGATGAAGGAACAGGAAGCCAAGCGGGAGGCGCATGAAGCGCAGCAAGCCGCGCAGCGCGAGCGCCAGCAGCGCGATGCCCAGCACCAACAAAACAAACAGGATCAGGCCGGCCAGAACACCGGCGGCGACCAACCCAAGCAGGACAAACCGCGCCGCGAGCGCAAGCCGCGTCAGGACGGCGACCGTGACGGTCTGGAGCGCGTTCTTGGCGGCGGCGACCAGCCCGATGTGATTGATATGGGCGGCGCTGAGGATAGCGGTTTGGTGGAAACGGTGGAGGCGGCGCCAAAGCCCGCCCGCAAGCCTCGGACCCGCAAGCCAAAGCCAGCGGCTGAGGCCCCCGCAGCCGATGACCAGTCAGCGGCGGAATAA
- the rsmA gene encoding 16S rRNA (adenine(1518)-N(6)/adenine(1519)-N(6))-dimethyltransferase RsmA has protein sequence MAQIDGLPPLSDVIRTHELSAKKSLGQNFLLDLNLTAKIARQAGDLSGCDVLEVGPGPGGLTRGLLAEGARRVLAIEKDARCLPALDEIAQAYPGQLLVINGDALDVDPLAHLTPPIRVAANLPYNVGTELLVRWLTPKAWPPFWQSLTLMFQREVANRIVATPGSKAYGRLAVLAQWRSDPRIVMELPPEAFVPAPKVHSAVVHLDALPTPRFDADPAKLNRVVATAFNQRRKMLRSALKGMAPDIEDRLLAAGLKPTERAEQVPLEGFCALARQF, from the coding sequence ATGGCGCAGATAGACGGGCTGCCGCCCCTTTCCGATGTGATCCGGACGCATGAGCTTTCCGCCAAGAAGAGCCTGGGGCAGAACTTCCTGCTGGATCTCAACCTGACCGCCAAGATCGCGCGACAGGCGGGGGATTTGTCGGGCTGCGACGTGCTGGAGGTGGGCCCCGGCCCCGGCGGGTTGACGCGCGGATTGTTGGCCGAGGGCGCGCGCCGCGTGCTGGCCATTGAGAAAGACGCCCGCTGCCTGCCCGCGCTGGACGAGATTGCGCAGGCCTATCCCGGCCAACTGCTGGTGATAAATGGTGACGCGCTGGACGTGGACCCGCTGGCGCATTTGACGCCGCCGATCCGCGTGGCAGCCAACCTGCCCTACAATGTCGGCACCGAGCTGCTGGTGCGCTGGTTGACGCCCAAAGCGTGGCCGCCATTTTGGCAGAGCCTGACGCTGATGTTTCAACGCGAAGTGGCGAACCGCATCGTCGCCACGCCCGGCAGCAAGGCCTATGGCCGGCTGGCCGTGTTGGCACAGTGGCGCAGCGATCCGCGTATTGTGATGGAACTGCCGCCCGAGGCCTTCGTCCCCGCCCCGAAAGTGCATTCTGCGGTGGTACATCTGGATGCGCTGCCCACCCCCAGGTTCGACGCCGACCCTGCCAAGCTGAACCGTGTGGTGGCGACCGCCTTCAACCAGAGGCGCAAGATGCTACGTTCCGCTTTGAAGGGGATGGCCCCCGATATCGAGGACAGGCTGCTGGCCGCCGGGCTAAAGCCAACGGAACGCGCCGAGCAGGTCCCCCTCGAGGGGTTTTGCGCCTTGGCCCGTCAGTTCTAA